The nucleotide sequence GGGCTTGCAAGCTGCGCCCTAAAGCCTTCGCGATTTCTACGAGTTGTTGTTGTCCAATGCCGAGTTCGTGGACGGGTTTATGGAGTGGAATTGTCAATCCGAACTGCGAAAGGAGTTCGCCTGCTTCATGATAGAGGCGATGCCTGTCAATAGTCCCGAATTGACACGGTTCCTTGCCGAGATAGATGTTCTCTGCGACCGTCATCTCTGGGATGAGTGCCAATTCCTGATGGATAATGGCGATCCCGGCGCGTTCTGCGTCGCGCACAGTATGGAATTGCTGTTCGTTCCCATTGATGTATAGTTGTCCTTCGTAGGTTCCGGACGGATAAACACCACCGAGAATCTTAATCAACGTTGATTTACCAGCACCGTTTTCTCCACACAGCGCATGGATTTCACCCGGACGCACCTCGAAAGAGACATTGTCTAAGGCGCGCACGCCGGGGAAGTCTTTGGTGATTGCTTGCATGTGGAGAAGTGGGATGGGCATTGCTCGTTGATACTCCAATACTCAGTTTTTAGTTATTATAGCAGCAGTGGTAATGTAAATCAAGTTTTTCGTAGGGCTGTTTATAGTGAATCATAAAAATGGATAGACATTTCTGTCGCATGCGTAATTTTGCTTGATAGATACGATGTAAAATGGTATCATACACTATGTATATCCTCATATAAAATGGACTGTTAATTAACGAAATAGCATTTTTTCTTTGATATATATCTAAATATATGTTATACTAATTATATATTTAGAAATTTGGCGTATTTGGAAATTGGAGGGTATTATGGCTGAAGAAAAAAAGGACGAAATGGTACCGGTTACGGCTGAATACGAAGTCGTTGATCAGGTGGATGATCAGGCGATCATTGAATTGATGACCGGACAGACGATTCAGGATTATGTCTATTCCTTTAAACAGGGGGGACGCACCGTCGAGGGATTGACCTTAGCGGGCATTAACGAAGCCGCAAACCGCCGCGGCGGTATCCAGATTGAAGAGATCGAATACGAGGAACGCGAACATTCTTGGATTGCAACTGCCAAAGCTGTTGATACAATCACGGGTTCGTCTCGTTATGGCGCGTATGAACAACTGAAGATGGCTGGGAACCGTCCCGATCCGTTCGCTTTCACCAAAGCAATTCATAAAGCACAACGTAACGCAATTAAACAGTTAATACCTGTGCCGGTCATCCGTGAGGTGCTGAATTTCTATCTCCACCGAAAAGCAGGAAGTGGCAATGCGACACAACAACCGCTGCCGCAACAGAGTGATGGAAATATCGCTAACGCACAGAAGGCTGCCTTCGCGATTGCAAACAATCTGGAAGGGCCTCTTGGAGAGAAGGGCATTACTAAGGCAGATCTCTGGAATTACATCAAGCGTAAATACAGTGTGGAATCCCGGAACGATATGAGTGAAATGCAATGGACCCAGCTTTCCGCTGAACTAAAAGCAGCGGAAACCGCACCAAAGTTGCTGGATGAATTGTGTGAGCGAATTAAGCAATTAACGGCAGCTTCGCAGGAGAGCGAGGTCCCTGAATCTGAGGAATCCGCGAATCAAGAGACTGCTTCTTCCGATGGCGCGCCAGCAGAAAATACACAACCCCAAGAGTCACCTTTTTAGTTTATACTGCCACACTCATTGATAATAAGTTCCGTTGTTGGCACGGTTTCAGACCACGCCAGCAGCGGAACAATTTTCACAATAGATAAGGGGATTTAGCGCGTTTCTTCCGTGAGGCGTTCTTATTGAAAAATACTCTCAAACTATTTATGAGATGCCTTGTAGATATTCTCGGCTCCGCAAGGCATCTTGTAGCGAATGCGCAGTCGGTGTGTTCTCAAGGAGCAGATCGCCAGTATAGTGCCGTGTTTTCAGATGTTCCGCAATTGCACGGAAGTCAACGAATCCATTGTCCACTTCTGAGAGAACCCCGTCCGCCGTTTTTTGCTTGAAGTGTACCGACGTGAGATCCTCCATTTTAACGGCACCCCAGAATTCGTCCGGTGAATTCAACGTTGTTCCGTCAACGCGGTAGGTATTTGTCTCGTCGTACGTGAGTTTGGCACCGCCCGCGAGGGCTAACTTCAAGGTTAGTGTGGCGGTTTGTCGGGCATTTTCTACGGCGAAAATCATCGGATAGTCCGGTAAGAGTGCTTTGTAACGCTTTAGATTCGCAATGGCAGCGGATTCGTCAATATCCCCTTCGCTGTCGAGATCGACAAGGCGGAGCCGAGCGCGCGCTGGACAGAGTAGATATGCCAGTTTCTTAGCACAAATAATCTGTTGCGTGTCTGCTTGCGTGTCGTTTGGCACTGAAAGCCAAGGGTGGGACATTGCATAACTCAAGGTAAGTCCAGATGCTTTTTCGACGAATCGTGCGACCTCTTCAAAAAGTTGCGGATGTTTTGTTTCATAAGATTGACTATTCCAGACAGCGTCGCAGATGGATCTGAATTCAGCATCGGTATACGCGGACATTGCGGATTCGAGTTGTTGAACGAGTTCGCCGAATTCGGAGTTGCGGAGGTAATCGCCTTCGCGTACTTCCATATCCTTGAACCTATTTGTGCCGAATTCCACCATCAGTTCATCGAAGCGTGTCCCTTTTTCTACCTCTTGGGTCCAGATATTGGTTACAATTCCGAGTTTCTCAAACATTTTGACATCCTTTACGTTTTAAAGTATTGGGGATTACGCAATTTCTAATAAAAACCTACGGTCTACACGCCGCTGGCGAGGTTTCAAACCTCGCCAGCGAAGGATGCTGCGTAAGTCCTAAGTATGATATACAACTGAGATTATCATATATTTCTAAGGAGTTTTGATAATACCTATGGCAGAAAATAAAAAATTTACCGATGAACTCAGACTCGCCGCCGCACCGATTTGGGAAGCCGATCTTAAACACCCGTTTGTTCGCGGTATTGCTGATGGAAGTCTCCCCACGGAGAAATTCAAATTCTACCTTATTCAGGATTATCTTTTCCTATTGGACTATAGTCGTGTGTTCGCGCACGGTGCTATCAAGGCTCATGATGAGGCCACGATGGCGATGTTTGCGGATCTTCTCAACGCGACGCTGAATACCGAAATGGATTTGCATCGTGGATATTGCGAGAAATTTGGTATCTCTGCCGCTGAAATGGAAGCCGCACCGATTGCACCTACAACGCATGCTTACACCCGACATCTGCTCAATGTGGCGGAAGTCGGTACTTTGGCGGATCTCGTTGCGGGTGTTCTGCCGTGTCAGTGGGGCTATGCTGAGATCGGTACAACACTTGCCGAACAAGGTGGTTCACCGGAACCGCTCTATCAGGAGTGGATTGATATGTATGCCTCGCCTGAGTTCCTCTCACTCGGCGAGTGGTTACGCGGTCTACTTAACAATCTCGTAGTGGCGTATAGTCCTGCCGAAAAAGAACGGATTAAAAACTACTTCTTGATGAGTAGCCGTTATGAATACCTTTTTTGGGAGATGGCTTACACACAAGAAGCGTGGAAAATTTAGTCTGAGAGCGGCACGGCGACATGGAATACGCTCCCTTGCCCTAAAACGCTGTCCAGCCATATCCTTCCGTTATGACGGAGTACAATGTGCTTAGCGATCGCGAGTCCTAAGCCGGTTCCTCCCATTTCTTGCGCGCGTCCTTTGTCCACTCGGTAAAATCGCTCAAACACGCGAGACTGGGATTCCATCGGGATACCGATACCCGTATCTTTTACGTGCACGATGACTTCCTCCATGCTCATATCGAGTTCGTCAAATACGTCGCTTATGTCAGTCTCTGCCGAGACCGTGATGGTGCCGCCGTCTGGTGTATATTTAATTGCGTTGTCAATCAGATTTACAAAAATCTGCATGAAAAGTTGCTGATCTATGTTGACCTCTGGAAGGTCGTCAGGAATCTCCCATTTTAAAGCCAATCCCGATTCCTCTAATAACGGTTCAAACACGTCTAAAATTGGCTCATGGAAAGTATTGAGGTGGTGGGACGAGCGTTTCAATTCCACTTCACCTAACTCCAACCGAGAGAGTTCCAACAGGTCCGAAACCAACCTTGAAAGTCGGGTTGAATGGTTGAGGATTTTCACAATAAATTGTTCACCCGTCTTCGTCCGAACGGAATCCTCACCGAGTAGCGTTTCGGCGTACCCTCGAATTGTTGTGAGTGGTGTCCGGAGTTCATGTGAGACATTCGCCACAAAATCGGCGCGAATCCGCTCTAATTGCCGTTCCCTGGTGACATCATGGATAACGATAATGTACTCTTGACCAGCAGAAACTGGCACGACCGTGACCTCTACCTCCGGTTCTGTTAGGTTACCGAGACGGATTTCTGCGAACGCGACAGCTTCTGTCTGTTCTGCCTTCTGCAGCAGTGCTTGGAGTTCAGGGATCCGGTTGATTTCGATCAGTGCTTTGCCAATATAATCGCCAGGTAGGCCCAACATGGAGATAGCTGTTGGATTGGCATAGGTAATCTCAGACACCCCGTTCACGAGTAGTACACCTTCTCCCATGTTCGTTAAGATGGTTTCCGAGCGTCGGTGTTCTTCTGAAATTTTGTCAATCTGTTCCTGTACCCTATCAGCCATTAGGTTGAAATTCTGGGAGAGTTGTCCCAATTCATTCCGAGAATCGACCGGAACACGCGAGTTTATGTTACCAGCAGCAAGCGATTGGGTCATCTGTGTTAATTTCTCAATCGGCTTTATGATGGCACCGGTGCTAAGGACGCTAAACACAATCGCAAGAATCAATCCGGCTACACTCGCAATTAGGACCGTCCGTCGAAGGTCGCTGATCGCTGTATTGACGGCTTCCATCGGAAGCGCGACACGGCAGATACCGATTAGGGTTCCTTTTCCATTTGACGAATCTTCTGTGTTAGTATTGCGATATATTGGCATCGCGAAGTAACGAAATTCTGTCTGGGTCGTATCGCTGTACCGATCCCGAATCCCAACCCCGTTTTTAAGAGCGTCTTGTACCTCTGGACGTGCAAGGTGGTTGTCCATCGCCCGTAGTGGTTGTCCATCCCGTTCTGTATCACCCCAGACAGTTCCATCCGTCCCGATGAAGGTCACCCGTGCCTTTTCGGCCTTTCCGAGTCTATCAACGAGAGGATCTATTGCATCGTAACTAAAGTTAACCTCGGTGGGGAGTTTTTCGATGAAGAATTCTGTCATGAGTGCTACCTGAATTTCCAATTCACTGGTAATTCGTTTGCTCATGGAGTCTTTGAGCATTGTGCCGAGATAGAAATACATGGCGAGCATCACTAAAAGCACAATACCTATGTACCTGAGCGTCTGTTGTGTACGGATGTTCATTTGCGATGCGTCCTTCGGTGCGCGATACTATCTCCTCGTAACCTAAATGCATAGCAGACAATATAGAAGTCAAATTTTGATATAATCATAGCACGGTTCGGTGTAACTTGCAAGTAGGGATTTGCGACATGCTGTAGGAGGCGGAAATCCGCAAAAACACTCCGATTCCTGCCTTGGTTTCCTTTTATCTTGTTGACATCTAAATCAAATTCTGCTAAACTAAGGTTTAAAGTCTAACAGATGTGTAAGGCATTCCTTGCAAGCCATATTAGTGCAAAGATTACAATTACTCCTCATGGGAGGTATGCATGAGTATCCAATTCAAAGGCATTTTTACACCGACAGTAACACCGCTTGACGAAAAAGAGCGCGTCGATGAACGCGGGTTCGTCAATCAACTTAACCGACTGATTAACAGTGGTGTTCACGGTATCTACCTACTCGGGAGTTCGGGTGAATTTACGACGTTAACAAATACAGAACGCGAACGTGCAATGGACATCGCTCTTAAAGCAATTGGTGGTCGTGTCCCGGTTATCTGTTGTGTAATGGATACAAGCACCCAACGCGTTATCCAAAACATTGAAATCGCCGAACAGTTTGGTGTTGATGCAGTCGCTGCGACACCGGGCTACTACTATCCCTCCACCGACGATGCGGATCTGATCGAATTTTATCAGACAGTCGCCGCGAGTACGGGACTCCCAGTTTTCATCTATAATATTCCTTCCACCGTTAAAACCTTTATTAAGCCGCAGATCGTCGTCGAACTCTCGGAAACCTGTGAGAATATCATCGGCGTTAAGGACAGTACCGGTGATTGGACGAACTCCCTCAATCTCATAGCATTGCTCGGTGATCGAACAGATTTCTCTATCTTCCTCGGTTCTCATGTTGCACTCGGTGCAGCTGTCCTATTCGGTGCAGACGGTGGTGTTGTCTCGATCGCAAACGTCGCTCCGAAAGAATCGGTCGCGCTCTACAACGCTGCGAAGGCACGTGATATTGATGAAGTCCATCGGCTACAAAAGTGGATGCTGCGGCTCAGTAAGATGTATACCTACGGACAGGGGGTCAGCGGTATGAAAGCATGTCTGGAAATTTTGGGAGTCTGCAGCGCACGCACGACAAGCCCACTACTACCCCTCACTGATGCCGAGAAAGCGGAACTCCGCGAATTGCTAATGGAATTGGGAGTGCGTGAATGATTGAAATACAACCCCTTCGTAAGCCGCTTGATGCTACGATAGAGGTACCCGGTTCCAAAAGTTATACGAATCGGGCACTGTTAGTTGCTGCAATGGCACGCGGTGCTTCAACGGTGACGGGTGCTCTCTTTAGCGATGATACGCGTTATATGTGCGATGCCTTGCGGAAACTCGGTGTTGAGATTGAGGCTGATGAGAAGCGGGCAACGTTCAATGTACACGGAAATGGTGGCAGTATTCCAGTTTCGGGTACTGAGCTCTATATCGGGAACTCAGGCACCACCTCGCGTTCTCTTACCGCTTACGTTTCGTTAGGTCATGGAAAATTCGTCATTGATGGCGATGAACCGATGCGACACGGTCGTCCTATCTCTGACTTACTGGACGCGTTGAGACAAATTGGGGTTTCAGCGCGCTCACAATTTGAGAACGGACATCTTCCTGTCATCGTCGAAGCAAATGGACTTACGGGTGGAAAAACTCGACTTGATGTCAGTAAGAGCAGTCAATTCTTAACTGCGTTGCTCCTCATCGCGCCGTGTGCCAAAGACGACATGGAGATTGAGGTTGTCGGTGCCCGAGAAATGCCTTATATTGATATCACACGATCAGTCATGGCGGCGTTTGGTGTGCAGGTCATAAGCGAAGACTACAAGTTTTTTCGGATTGAAGGTGGTCAGCAGTATCAGCCACGGGTCTATAACATAGAGCCGGATGCCTCCAACGCCTCCTACTTCTTTGCTGCCGCTGCACTCACCGGTGGACGTGTCACTGTCCAACACCTAAATTTAGATTCTGCACAAGGTGATCTTCAGTTTGTACATATCTTAGAACAGATGGGCTGTCGGACCACCGTTTCTAACATAGGTATTACCGTTACCGGACCGCGCCAATTAAAAGGGATTGATGTCGATATGCGGACGATTTCGGATACTGCCTTGACCCTCGCGGCGATTGCACCCTTCGCCGATAGCAAAGTAACCATCCGCAACATTGAACACACACGCTGGCAAGAGACCGATCGAATCCATGCGATGGTTACAGAACTGCGGAAGTTAGGCGTGCCTGTCGTTGAACACCGAGACGGACTCGAAATTTCACCCACCTCTATTAACCCCGCTGCGATTGATACCTACGAAGATCACCGCGTAGCAATGGCGTTCTCGCTCGTCGGCTTAAAAACACACGGAATTCGGATTAATAACCCAGACTGTGTCAGCAAAACGTTTCCGAATTATTTTGAGGTGCTGCGCGAGTTATATTCTTGAGGGTGTATCTTTATGTAGGGGCTAAAATAGGTAAACTAAAAACCAATACCGCTATTTCGGCTCTTGGCAAAATTAGCAATTGATGTGTTTTCATGGTATCCTTGAATTATCACATTTTTGGGGAGAACTGACACATGAAATATGATAAACAAACAACACAGGCATTTAACAACCTCGTTACCTGCAATCCGAGAATTATGAGCGGCACGCCTGTTTTCAAAAACACGCGTGTTCCCATCAAAAACCTCATTGACTATTTAGAAGCAGGTGATAGTTTAGATGAATTTTTAGAGGATTTTCCTTCTGTCAGTCGTAAACAGGCTAGGCAAGCTTTGGAGTTAGCAAAGGAGATGTTGCTCACGCAAGCCTATGCATATTCTGATTGATGAATGTTTACCTAAAAAACTGAAACAAGAGTTACGTAACCATACGGGATGAAACAGGCTAACTTGTTTCGGGTGGAGTCTACTTTATACGATTCGTTGCGGGAGATTTTGCTGCAACACAACAAGTGGTGATAGTGAAATAGGACTATTAATCAAACCGAAGTCTTTCCCGGAATTCACCCAGAATGGCAACCCCTCCGCCGTAAAACAGTACTGCCAACGGAATCAACACCCAAATAGAAAGAGATCCCTTCAATAGTGTCAAACCAATCCCCATCATACCGGAGAGAATTCCTGCTTTCAAAAGAGTGCGGAATATGAGAGGCGTTTCTCGGAATCCAACAATGTTTCTTGAGATGTAGCCGATCCCAAAGATGAGTAGAAATGCCTCACTTATAACCATTGCTATTGCTGCCCCGACGTGGCTGGAACGCGGAATCAAATATAGATTCAGACAGATGTTCAGGAGTGCAGTTGCGCCCATGAGAACCGAGAAAGCACGACGTTTGTCTGTTGCCCGAAGCACCGACAACACTGCTGTCGTTAGGAAGATGAGTCCGCCTGCCCAACTGAGCCATTGAAGTGCTTTCGCGACTTTATTGAGTTCGTCCAGTGTATAGGTCCGCGGAAGTAACACTGTCGTGATTTCGGGAGATAATATTGAAAGCCCAACCGCGAGCGGAAGTCCACTCAGTACCATCCATCGCATACCGAACGTGTATGCTCCCGGAAATCTCCCTTTTTCTCTCTCCCATGCGCGGGACAAGACAGGGAACATCGCACCCATCATAAACGCGCCCGGTAGAATTGTGAAGGCGGTGGCAATCGTATACGCTAAGCCGTACCACGCATTGGCATCTACTCCGTCTGGACTCAATTTTGACAGCAGAATCGCATCGACGCGAAAATAGAGCAGATGAAAGAGATTGCCAATCGCAAATGGCAATGCCTGCTGCATCAGCACCTTTACTGTCTCTTGACTCGGTTTGAACTGGAGTGGCGTAAATCGGAAACGGGTAAATCCAACGCTTAAAATCAGGTTAATACAACTCGCTATCAACGTTGCTTGACAGACAGCCACCAGTCCATAGTCGAACAGAATCGCGCCACCACCGATTAAGAGAAATCCGACGCGCTCGGCTATTACGGTCAAAGCTTCATATTTCATCTCCTCGTGTGCACGAAAGACGCATCTGTATAATTGCGCTAAGGAATTCGCAATCTCTGCGAGTCCTAAAAAAACTATCATCTTCACGATGATCGGCGTGTAGAGATATATACCGCTGACAATCATGATGCTGTATGCGATAATAGAAAGGATACAGCGCACGATGAGCGCGTTGCCGAGGTAGTGTCGAGTCTGTTGCAGATGCAATGTCATCTCTCGGATAAGCGGATTTTGTATGCCGAGTTCTGTCAGGCTTGCCACCAGATTGGTAAGCGCGATTGCAACAAAATAACCGCCGAACTCACTTTCTGAGAAATAACGCGGCATGAGCCAAACTGTTATCACGAGTGAGCCGAGGCGGCCGATAAGGTGCGCACTAAAAAGAGAGGACGTATTCTTAAAGATACGGTTCATCTAATTGCTATACTTTACCACTCCAGTTGTAGAGAAAACTCTCATGTGTTGGGTTGTTTCAGTTTACTTTCTTTGTTGATTAATGGATTTTCCGAAACGTTTCAGGTTAATATAATCCAACTCTAACGTAGTTCGGTACCAAGGTCCAATAGTCATCAATATCGCCATTCTTTAGGTGTTGTGTCCCAAGGTGGGCAATAGTCGCGCCGCGCGGGACGTTGAAAATAGCGTCTACAAAATGGACTCTTTCACCAAGCCTTTCTCGGACTGCGTCCCCGTAAGTTGCGAGTCCATCGCCAACGAAGTTGATAGGAGCATTTGGAGGTGGGTGTGTATCGAGTTGATCGAGGAAGGCATCAATGGATAAGCAGAGGTCTTCGCTGAGACGCTGCCATTTTGTGTTTGCTTCAAAAATAGCACCGTAGATTTCACTCCGCCGAGCATCCAAAAGTGGACAGATAACACCGTTTGTCCATCGGAGATTATAGGCGATTGCTTCCAGAGTTGAGATCCCCACAATCGGTTTGTCGAGAGCGTAGCAGAGGGATTTGATCGTCGCAACTCCGATACGGATACCGGTGAACGATCCGGGTCCAATACCGACAGCACATCCGTCCAAAGCATCTGCCGTGATGTTCCCCCATTTCAAGACACTATCAATAGCGGGCATAAGTCTGGAGGAGTGTGCTTGGACAATATTGAGCGTATGCTCAGCAACTAAGTTTTCACCATCTATTAAGGCAACACTCCCGATAGGAGTTGAGGTGTCAATGCCTAAAATTTTCATCCTTTGATTTTCGTGTTCCCTAACTTCTGGAATTATAAAGCGTGGTTTTTCTCGTGAAAGTCCCGAAGGGTTTTCAAGCCCTTCGGGAATCTAACACAAAAACGAGCGTTCCAAACACCTACTTCATTTTTACCCTTGCCCAAGTCGTGGCAAGTTTACCGAGTGCCTCCACATCAAGCGTGTTTGGTAGCAATTTTTTAATTTCCGCCTGACTGAGCACAGAGGCGTAGATTCGTGAATCTTCAATGTGAGCGTCAAGATCGCCTGGACCGCCGCCTAAACCACCGTGACGCTTGCCCCAAATCGCCTCGGCATCGTTATTATCAAAGGTGACAAATTGACCAAATGTATAGTCGCCAATTTCGTCCCCGTTACGATATATTCTCACACGCGCCGTTCCACCATCATCTTCATACGAGATCGCCATCATAATCAACTCACCCGCTTTCTTTTCCTCAAATCCAGGCTCTGGATCCTTGGTGCGGTGAAACCATCCGCTACCTGCCATCCAACGATGATGCTGGCGTTCTCCAAAGACAATTGCATCAAATGTGGGATCGGAGAGGCGGTCGATCGTCAATATCGAGCCTTTTTGAACGTCAAGGTCATCCATGATCGCCCACGACACCAACGTCTTTTCTCCGATATCGGGACCATCATACCCACTGGCGATTGCCCACTTACCGAGATCGACATTCAATTGCCCATCCTTGATCTCAGCACCCATGAGTGTGATGTCAGCAAAGTTACCCATAAGATCTTCCAGTTCAACGCCTTTCTCAAATGTCCAGTGTCCAACAAGGGTGTCTGCCTTTTCCGCCTGTCCGAACACCGGTACTGATACGTTGAGCAGAAGCAGCACCGAGCACATCCAGGTGCAATAGTGTTTCAGGTCCTTCATGATTATCTCCTCCACTGTTAATTTAGGTTGAGATTTTCCAAAGACAGCTGAAATTCAAATACAGTATTTGCCTCTATCCATCTTGCGGACTGCCACAGATTTGGAAGCAGGAATTTGCCTCACAGCGTGCATCCGCTAACAAATATTCAGACTGAGTGTATCACGTCTGGGAAAAAAGTCGTGTTTTTTTCGCATATCTATTTTTCTGTGGGCGATAATGCGTGTGTCGTCCTAATCTTAATTCAGACCGGAGAGCAGTTTTTCGAGATGTTGTATATTTCGTTCCACTGCTGTGGCATCCGGGGGTGTTTCTGCAAGTTGGAGGTACTTCTCAAAGGCAGTGATACCTTCACTATACGCGTGATTTTTATAGTATAGATAACCGAGTAGGCGGTAATCGGCTGCGACGTTCGGCAGCAACCAAGTGATACGTTCGGTCGCGGTCAGTGCTTTGTCATAGTTCTCAAGGAGTGTATAGGCACGCGTTAGGTTCCGCAGAATGCGTGCTAAAATCTCCTTGTCCGTTGCTTCGGCTAACATATTCGGTTCCAGCAGTACTACTTCGTCGAAATTTGCTTGGAGTTTTGCCCGAAGTGCATCCTCGGTCATGAATGCCCCATTTTCAAACACGTCCAGCAGAATATCCAAATGTTCACACTGATATTTCACAAGGAAATGCCCTGGGAAATTGACACCGCCGAGCGGCAAACCCGCGCGCCTACCTACTTCGATATAGACAACGCCCAGCGTGATCGGAATACCTGTCTTTTTGTCGATGACAAAGTTGAGAAAGTTGTTACCTAAGGCGTAATAGTTATCGGTATTTCCTGTGAACCCTTTTTCTTCAAAGAGGTAACGGTTCAATTCAGCGATGTGTTGCTCTGGGAGTGTCATCTCTTGAATCCGTTCCCGAACGACATCTGCCATCTCATCCAGTTGGTGAAGGTAGCTCTCAATATTGAGTTCACAATACTCGCTTTGCGCAATAAGCAGAGCACCTGTTGCGAGTTGTATTTCGCCATTATCAAGGTTCGCGAAGGAGGAAAATGGGTCTGTTTGCGATTTCTTTGTCATTTTTCCAAAAAAGTAAATTTTTCTTGCATTCCCTGAAAATATGTTGTATAATTAAAACAATCTTTGTGTGGGGGATTAGCTCAGCTGGGAGAGCGCTTGCATGGCATGCAAGAGGTCACCAGTTCAAGTCTGGTATCCTCCACTTTTTTATTTCGTCCGCTGCTCCGAAAGTGGCTTGGATGTTTCGTCCGTTTTCTTGTTAGTTTGCGCCTTCGCCGTTCTGCGCGGGATGCCATTATCCAGCACACCTAAGAGCGTTAAATGGAGTTGTGCTCGTGTCGGCAAGGTCTGAACTAACTCTTCCTCAATCCCCTCAATTTGTTCCTGTATTTCCTTCCGGTTCGCTCGAAATTTGTCCAAAGTTTCTTGGATCTCTGTGTCTTCAGCAAGTGAATCCTTGGCAAACCGATTTAGGGTTTTCAAATCATCGACTGCTTGAATATACTTTTGCCGTTTTAGATCCCACAGTGCTTTCAGTTGTGTTCGCTGTGCTTCTGTTACGCCGAGGTCCGCAAGGGTCTGCTCCTGTTTGTTTTCACTGCTGTTCTTTTGCGCCCATGCGATGACACCACAAAGTAAAACACATATTAAGATACCCAAGATGTATTTTATCCGGATATATCGGTCCTGGTTTTGTGTTCCCTTAACTTCTTGCATAAATTATCACCCCTAACTTTGGTATGGAACATGGTTAGATGTTCTCATACCATAGTAACATGTAAATCATACAGATGTCAAGTTTAAACGGCGCGCAGAAGTCGTAACAAACATTGACTACGAGATCTCCATGAAAAAAATCATTTGACAAAAAACAACGCATCTATTACAATTATTTCTAACGTTATGCCTCAGA is from Candidatus Poribacteria bacterium and encodes:
- a CDS encoding ATP-binding protein, which encodes MNIRTQQTLRYIGIVLLVMLAMYFYLGTMLKDSMSKRITSELEIQVALMTEFFIEKLPTEVNFSYDAIDPLVDRLGKAEKARVTFIGTDGTVWGDTERDGQPLRAMDNHLARPEVQDALKNGVGIRDRYSDTTQTEFRYFAMPIYRNTNTEDSSNGKGTLIGICRVALPMEAVNTAISDLRRTVLIASVAGLILAIVFSVLSTGAIIKPIEKLTQMTQSLAAGNINSRVPVDSRNELGQLSQNFNLMADRVQEQIDKISEEHRRSETILTNMGEGVLLVNGVSEITYANPTAISMLGLPGDYIGKALIEINRIPELQALLQKAEQTEAVAFAEIRLGNLTEPEVEVTVVPVSAGQEYIIVIHDVTRERQLERIRADFVANVSHELRTPLTTIRGYAETLLGEDSVRTKTGEQFIVKILNHSTRLSRLVSDLLELSRLELGEVELKRSSHHLNTFHEPILDVFEPLLEESGLALKWEIPDDLPEVNIDQQLFMQIFVNLIDNAIKYTPDGGTITVSAETDISDVFDELDMSMEEVIVHVKDTGIGIPMESQSRVFERFYRVDKGRAQEMGGTGLGLAIAKHIVLRHNGRIWLDSVLGQGSVFHVAVPLSD
- a CDS encoding DUF433 domain-containing protein; its protein translation is MKYDKQTTQAFNNLVTCNPRIMSGTPVFKNTRVPIKNLIDYLEAGDSLDEFLEDFPSVSRKQARQALELAKEMLLTQAYAYSD
- the tenA gene encoding thiaminase II; amino-acid sequence: MAENKKFTDELRLAAAPIWEADLKHPFVRGIADGSLPTEKFKFYLIQDYLFLLDYSRVFAHGAIKAHDEATMAMFADLLNATLNTEMDLHRGYCEKFGISAAEMEAAPIAPTTHAYTRHLLNVAEVGTLADLVAGVLPCQWGYAEIGTTLAEQGGSPEPLYQEWIDMYASPEFLSLGEWLRGLLNNLVVAYSPAEKERIKNYFLMSSRYEYLFWEMAYTQEAWKI
- a CDS encoding dihydrodipicolinate synthase family protein, with protein sequence MSIQFKGIFTPTVTPLDEKERVDERGFVNQLNRLINSGVHGIYLLGSSGEFTTLTNTERERAMDIALKAIGGRVPVICCVMDTSTQRVIQNIEIAEQFGVDAVAATPGYYYPSTDDADLIEFYQTVAASTGLPVFIYNIPSTVKTFIKPQIVVELSETCENIIGVKDSTGDWTNSLNLIALLGDRTDFSIFLGSHVALGAAVLFGADGGVVSIANVAPKESVALYNAAKARDIDEVHRLQKWMLRLSKMYTYGQGVSGMKACLEILGVCSARTTSPLLPLTDAEKAELRELLMELGVRE
- a CDS encoding ATP-binding cassette domain-containing protein yields the protein MPIPLLHMQAITKDFPGVRALDNVSFEVRPGEIHALCGENGAGKSTLIKILGGVYPSGTYEGQLYINGNEQQFHTVRDAERAGIAIIHQELALIPEMTVAENIYLGKEPCQFGTIDRHRLYHEAGELLSQFGLTIPLHKPVHELGIGQQQLVEIAKALGRSLQA
- a CDS encoding flippase; this translates as MNRIFKNTSSLFSAHLIGRLGSLVITVWLMPRYFSESEFGGYFVAIALTNLVASLTELGIQNPLIREMTLHLQQTRHYLGNALIVRCILSIIAYSIMIVSGIYLYTPIIVKMIVFLGLAEIANSLAQLYRCVFRAHEEMKYEALTVIAERVGFLLIGGGAILFDYGLVAVCQATLIASCINLILSVGFTRFRFTPLQFKPSQETVKVLMQQALPFAIGNLFHLLYFRVDAILLSKLSPDGVDANAWYGLAYTIATAFTILPGAFMMGAMFPVLSRAWEREKGRFPGAYTFGMRWMVLSGLPLAVGLSILSPEITTVLLPRTYTLDELNKVAKALQWLSWAGGLIFLTTAVLSVLRATDKRRAFSVLMGATALLNICLNLYLIPRSSHVGAAIAMVISEAFLLIFGIGYISRNIVGFRETPLIFRTLLKAGILSGMMGIGLTLLKGSLSIWVLIPLAVLFYGGGVAILGEFRERLRFD
- the aroA gene encoding 3-phosphoshikimate 1-carboxyvinyltransferase, producing MIEIQPLRKPLDATIEVPGSKSYTNRALLVAAMARGASTVTGALFSDDTRYMCDALRKLGVEIEADEKRATFNVHGNGGSIPVSGTELYIGNSGTTSRSLTAYVSLGHGKFVIDGDEPMRHGRPISDLLDALRQIGVSARSQFENGHLPVIVEANGLTGGKTRLDVSKSSQFLTALLLIAPCAKDDMEIEVVGAREMPYIDITRSVMAAFGVQVISEDYKFFRIEGGQQYQPRVYNIEPDASNASYFFAAAALTGGRVTVQHLNLDSAQGDLQFVHILEQMGCRTTVSNIGITVTGPRQLKGIDVDMRTISDTALTLAAIAPFADSKVTIRNIEHTRWQETDRIHAMVTELRKLGVPVVEHRDGLEISPTSINPAAIDTYEDHRVAMAFSLVGLKTHGIRINNPDCVSKTFPNYFEVLRELYS